The following coding sequences lie in one Streptomyces venezuelae genomic window:
- a CDS encoding acyltransferase domain-containing protein → MLPDADELPEVLLDLAVPHEDINPLVALRGRLWADPEARWLLDRCTDAVVRDMGKVVGGQLSAPPVLPEAWGELGRCFSVYVYVAALEHVRAYHRGRGIPDDVSRRTLADLGRHLAVHRRARGSRGLLVPDWLALHFRGELYQLGRLQFQRAVLGERMGGAAAAAGHRAGPGDLCLNIHITDFRGALTPEACDRSLSLAREFFARHFPEERFETAVCHSWLLDPQLRTYLPDDSNIVRFQRRFRLAAGYGREPSDGDPIGFVFGDRDLPVAELPRRTRVERAVGDHVRAGGHWYTGHGWFPL, encoded by the coding sequence GTGCTTCCGGACGCCGACGAGCTGCCGGAGGTGCTCCTCGACCTCGCCGTGCCGCACGAGGACATCAACCCGCTCGTGGCGCTGCGCGGCCGGCTGTGGGCGGACCCGGAGGCGCGCTGGCTGCTCGACCGGTGCACGGACGCCGTCGTGCGCGACATGGGAAAGGTCGTCGGAGGGCAGCTGTCCGCGCCGCCCGTGCTGCCCGAGGCGTGGGGCGAGCTGGGGCGCTGCTTCTCCGTGTACGTGTACGTGGCGGCGCTGGAGCACGTACGCGCGTACCACCGCGGACGCGGCATCCCCGACGACGTCTCGCGGCGCACCCTCGCCGACCTCGGGCGCCATCTGGCGGTGCACCGCAGGGCGCGCGGCAGCCGGGGGCTCCTCGTGCCGGACTGGCTCGCTCTGCACTTCCGGGGCGAGCTGTACCAGTTGGGGAGGCTGCAGTTCCAGCGGGCCGTGCTGGGCGAGCGCATGGGCGGCGCGGCCGCGGCGGCCGGGCACCGGGCGGGACCGGGGGACCTGTGCCTGAACATCCACATCACCGACTTCCGGGGCGCGTTGACGCCGGAGGCCTGTGACCGGTCGCTGTCCCTGGCGCGGGAGTTCTTCGCCCGCCACTTCCCCGAGGAACGTTTCGAGACAGCCGTCTGCCATTCCTGGCTGCTCGACCCGCAGCTGCGGACCTACCTTCCCGACGACTCGAACATCGTCCGCTTCCAGCGGCGATTCCGTCTCGCGGCGGGGTATGGGCGGGAGCCGTCGGACGGCGACCCGATCGGCTTCGTCTTCGGCGACCGGGACCTTCCCGTGGCCGAACTTCCCAGGCGCACGCGGGTGGAGCGGGCCGTCGGCGACCACGTGCGGGCGGGTGGCCACTGGTACACGGGGCATGGCTGGTTCCCGCTGTAG
- a CDS encoding DUF6343 family protein, giving the protein MRTGSEPVTARSPLRMRFWFSVWGLAWAVFGTVAFALAGRTGWAAVCGALLVVIAADMAWVVHRMRQGPHYQPGRGVPPYEPPGAR; this is encoded by the coding sequence ATGCGTACAGGCAGTGAACCGGTGACCGCGCGCAGTCCCCTGCGGATGCGTTTCTGGTTCAGCGTATGGGGCCTGGCCTGGGCCGTCTTCGGCACCGTGGCCTTCGCGCTCGCCGGCCGCACGGGGTGGGCCGCGGTGTGCGGGGCGCTGCTCGTCGTGATCGCCGCCGATATGGCGTGGGTCGTACACCGGATGCGGCAGGGCCCGCACTACCAGCCGGGCAGGGGCGTGCCGCCGTACGAACCGCCCGGCGCCCGGTAG
- a CDS encoding tetratricopeptide repeat protein has translation MPEITPETHVIDFRAAEQLLAARDPRGAVKLLDTVIAAHPENTAARLLRARAFFAAAQLRAAELEFSIVLEREPDNAFAHFALARTYQRGARPEQARRHFRLAAALDPQPEYLAAARFDDE, from the coding sequence GTGCCCGAAATCACCCCGGAGACCCATGTCATCGACTTCCGGGCGGCTGAGCAGCTTCTTGCCGCCCGGGATCCGCGCGGCGCGGTGAAACTGCTCGACACCGTCATCGCCGCCCACCCCGAGAACACGGCCGCCCGTCTGCTGCGGGCCCGCGCCTTCTTCGCCGCCGCGCAACTGCGCGCCGCCGAGCTGGAGTTCAGCATCGTCCTGGAGCGCGAGCCGGACAACGCGTTCGCGCACTTCGCGCTGGCCCGCACCTACCAACGCGGCGCGCGGCCAGAGCAGGCGCGCCGCCACTTCCGGCTCGCGGCCGCTCTCGACCCGCAGCCCGAGTACCTGGCGGCGGCCCGCTTCGACGACGAGTAG
- the coaE gene encoding dephospho-CoA kinase, whose amino-acid sequence MLKVGLTGGIGAGKSEVSRLLVAAGAVLIDADKIAREVVEPGTPGLAAVVEAFGADVLAPDGSLDRPKLGAVVFADAEKLAALNAIVHPLVGARSAELEQAASGDAVVVHDVPLLTENGLAPLYDLVIVVDASPATQLDRLVRLRGMSEEDARARMAAQATREKRLEIADIVIDNDGPLEGLPKRVAEVWADLERRARA is encoded by the coding sequence ATGCTGAAAGTTGGCCTGACCGGCGGCATCGGTGCCGGTAAGAGTGAGGTGTCGCGGCTGCTCGTCGCGGCGGGTGCCGTGTTGATCGACGCGGACAAGATCGCGCGGGAAGTCGTGGAGCCCGGAACTCCCGGTCTGGCGGCCGTCGTCGAGGCTTTCGGCGCGGACGTCCTCGCTCCGGACGGCTCGCTCGACCGGCCGAAGCTGGGCGCGGTCGTCTTCGCGGACGCCGAGAAGCTGGCCGCGCTCAACGCGATCGTGCACCCCCTGGTGGGCGCCCGCTCCGCCGAGCTCGAACAGGCCGCGTCCGGCGACGCCGTCGTCGTCCACGACGTGCCCCTCCTCACCGAGAACGGCCTCGCGCCGCTCTACGACCTCGTGATCGTCGTCGACGCGAGCCCCGCCACCCAGCTGGACCGCCTGGTGCGCCTGCGTGGCATGAGCGAAGAGGACGCCCGCGCGCGGATGGCAGCCCAGGCCACCCGCGAGAAGCGCCTGGAGATCGCGGACATCGTGATCGACAACGACGGCCCGCTGGAAGGTCTCCCGAAGCGGGTCGCTGAGGTCTGGGCGGACCTGGAACGCAGGGCACGCGCGTAG
- a CDS encoding PAC2 family protein translates to MLDPQGLYAWEPKGLAVVDMALAQESAGLVMLYHFDGYIDAGETGDQIVERLTDSLPGQVVARFDHDRLVDYRARRPLLTFRRDRWSDYEVPTLDVRLVQDATGAPFLLLSGPEPDVEWERFATAVQQIVERLGVRLSVNFHGIPMGVPHTRPVGLTPHGNRTDLVPGHRSPFDEAQVPGSAASLVEYRLLEAGHDVLGVAAHVPHYIARSAYPDAALTVLEAITGATGLVLPSVAHGLRTEAHRTQTEIDRQIQEGDEELVALVQGLEHQYDAAAGAQERGNMLAEPVDIPSADEIGRDFERFLAEREGDA, encoded by the coding sequence GTGCTTGATCCGCAGGGTTTGTACGCATGGGAGCCGAAGGGCCTCGCCGTCGTCGACATGGCGCTCGCCCAGGAGTCGGCCGGACTTGTCATGCTCTACCACTTCGACGGATACATCGACGCGGGCGAAACCGGCGACCAGATCGTCGAGCGGCTCACGGACAGCCTGCCCGGGCAGGTGGTGGCCAGGTTCGACCACGACCGGCTCGTGGACTACCGCGCCCGCCGCCCGCTGCTCACCTTCCGGCGCGACCGCTGGAGCGACTACGAAGTGCCGACGCTCGACGTCCGCCTCGTCCAGGACGCCACCGGCGCGCCCTTCCTGCTGCTTTCCGGGCCCGAGCCCGACGTCGAGTGGGAGCGGTTCGCGACGGCCGTCCAGCAGATCGTGGAGCGGCTCGGCGTGCGGCTCTCCGTGAACTTCCACGGCATCCCCATGGGGGTGCCGCACACCCGCCCCGTAGGACTCACCCCGCACGGCAACCGCACCGACCTGGTGCCGGGACACCGCAGTCCCTTCGACGAGGCGCAGGTGCCGGGCAGTGCCGCGTCCCTCGTCGAGTACCGCCTCCTGGAGGCGGGCCACGACGTGCTGGGCGTCGCCGCGCACGTGCCGCACTACATCGCGCGCTCCGCGTACCCCGACGCCGCCCTGACGGTCCTGGAGGCCATAACGGGGGCTACCGGACTGGTGCTGCCGAGCGTCGCCCACGGGCTGCGCACCGAGGCGCACCGGACGCAGACCGAGATCGACCGGCAGATCCAGGAGGGCGACGAGGAACTCGTCGCGCTCGTCCAGGGCCTCGAGCACCAGTACGACGCCGCGGCGGGCGCGCAGGAGCGGGGCAACATGCTCGCCGAGCCGGTGGACATCCCGTCGGCGGACGAGATCGGCCGTGACTTCGAACGCTTCCTCGCCGAGCGCGAGGGCGACGCGTAG
- a CDS encoding right-handed parallel beta-helix repeat-containing protein — protein sequence MRTRRPLLTALFATTATTALLAAPSAATASSAPTRTIEVSTAAELKAALGDASPGDTIHVADGTYSGNFKTSVAASANSRITLTGSSKAVLKAGGGYGLHLNGAAYWTVKGLTVTGGQKGIMIDSARGVVVDTVTVHGLDMEGVHFRTSSSDGVIKNSRIYDTGNDDRGMGEGVYVGTANTLSDKSDRVQILGNTIGPDVGGEAVDLKEGTTGGKVSGNTFDGRGLTGNHYDDSWIDVKGNNYVIENNTGKNTTNNGYETHSQQSGWGCGTVFRANRSTLTGATGDKQLAINVTNQSTSCKTTVYASNTVTGGRGLTNIPVTP from the coding sequence ATGCGCACCCGACGCCCCCTGCTCACCGCCCTGTTCGCCACGACAGCCACCACCGCACTCCTGGCCGCGCCCTCCGCCGCGACCGCGTCATCCGCCCCGACGCGGACCATCGAGGTGTCCACGGCCGCCGAGCTGAAGGCGGCGCTGGGCGACGCCTCCCCCGGCGACACGATCCACGTCGCCGACGGAACGTACTCCGGGAACTTCAAGACCTCCGTGGCGGCGAGCGCCAACTCCCGCATCACGCTGACCGGTTCGTCGAAGGCGGTGCTCAAGGCGGGCGGCGGCTACGGCCTCCATCTGAACGGCGCCGCGTACTGGACGGTGAAGGGCCTCACCGTCACCGGCGGCCAGAAGGGCATCATGATCGACTCCGCGCGGGGCGTCGTCGTGGACACCGTCACCGTCCACGGCCTCGACATGGAAGGCGTCCACTTCCGCACGTCGAGCAGCGACGGCGTGATCAAGAACTCGCGGATCTACGACACCGGGAACGACGACCGCGGCATGGGAGAGGGCGTCTACGTAGGCACCGCCAACACGCTCTCCGACAAGAGCGACCGCGTCCAGATCCTCGGCAACACCATCGGCCCGGACGTGGGCGGCGAGGCGGTCGACCTCAAGGAGGGCACCACCGGCGGCAAGGTCTCGGGCAACACGTTCGACGGCAGGGGCCTGACCGGCAACCATTACGACGACTCGTGGATCGACGTGAAGGGCAACAACTACGTCATCGAGAACAACACGGGCAAGAACACCACGAACAACGGCTACGAAACCCACTCCCAGCAGTCCGGCTGGGGCTGCGGCACGGTCTTCCGCGCCAACAGGTCCACCCTGACGGGCGCCACGGGCGACAAACAACTGGCCATCAACGTGACGAACCAGAGCACGTCGTGCAAGACGACGGTCTACGCGAGCAACACGGTGACGGGCGGCAGGGGCCTGACGAACATCCCGGTGACCCCCTAG
- the rpsA gene encoding 30S ribosomal protein S1, with protein MTSSTETTATTPQVAVNDIGNEEAFLAAIDETIKYFNDGDIVDGVIVKVDRDEVLLDIGYKTEGVIPSRELSIKHDVDPNEVVAVGDEIEALVLQKEDKEGRLILSKKRAQYERAWGTIEKIKEEDGIVTGTVIEVVKGGLILDIGLRGFLPASLVEMRRVRDLQPYVGKELEAKIIELDKNRNNVVLSRRAWLEQTQSEVRQTFLTTLQKGQVRSGVVSSIVNFGAFVDLGGVDGLVHVSELSWKHIDHPSEVVEVGQEVTVEVLDVDMDRERVSLSLKATQEDPWQQFARTHQIGQVVPGKVTKLVPFGAFVRVDEGIEGLVHISELAERHVEIPEQVVQVNDEIFVKVIDIDLERRRISLSLKQANESFGADPSAVEFDPTLYGMAASYDDQGNYIYPEGFDPETNDWLEGFETQREAWEGQYAEAQQRFEQHQAQVIKSREADAQAEAEGAAAPAGAAPSAGTGGGGSYSSESDDNSGALASDEALAALREKLAGGQS; from the coding sequence ATGACGAGCAGCACCGAGACCACCGCCACCACTCCGCAGGTAGCGGTCAACGACATCGGTAACGAGGAAGCCTTCCTCGCCGCGATCGACGAGACGATCAAGTACTTCAACGACGGCGACATCGTCGACGGCGTCATCGTGAAGGTCGACCGGGACGAGGTCCTGCTCGACATCGGTTACAAGACCGAAGGCGTCATCCCCAGCCGCGAGCTCTCCATCAAGCACGACGTCGACCCGAACGAGGTCGTCGCCGTCGGTGACGAGATCGAGGCCCTGGTTCTCCAGAAGGAGGACAAGGAAGGCCGTCTGATCCTGTCCAAGAAGCGCGCTCAGTACGAGCGTGCCTGGGGCACGATCGAGAAGATCAAGGAAGAAGACGGCATCGTCACCGGTACCGTCATCGAGGTCGTCAAGGGTGGTCTCATCCTCGACATCGGCCTCCGTGGCTTCCTGCCGGCCTCCCTCGTCGAGATGCGCCGCGTCCGCGACCTTCAGCCCTACGTGGGCAAGGAGCTCGAGGCCAAGATCATCGAGCTGGACAAGAACCGCAACAACGTGGTCCTGTCCCGCCGTGCCTGGCTCGAGCAGACCCAGAGCGAGGTCCGCCAGACCTTCCTCACGACCCTGCAGAAGGGCCAGGTCCGCTCCGGCGTCGTTTCCTCGATCGTCAACTTCGGTGCGTTCGTGGACCTCGGCGGCGTCGACGGTCTCGTCCACGTCTCCGAGCTCTCCTGGAAGCACATCGACCACCCCTCCGAGGTTGTCGAGGTCGGCCAGGAAGTCACCGTCGAGGTTCTCGACGTGGACATGGACCGCGAGCGTGTCTCCCTGTCGCTCAAGGCGACGCAGGAAGACCCGTGGCAGCAGTTCGCCCGCACGCACCAGATCGGGCAGGTCGTTCCCGGTAAGGTCACCAAGCTCGTTCCGTTCGGTGCGTTCGTGCGCGTCGACGAGGGCATCGAGGGCCTGGTCCACATCTCCGAGCTGGCCGAGCGCCACGTGGAGATCCCGGAGCAGGTCGTCCAGGTCAACGACGAGATCTTCGTCAAGGTCATCGACATCGACCTCGAGCGTCGCCGGATCTCGCTGTCGCTGAAGCAGGCCAACGAGTCCTTCGGCGCCGACCCGTCGGCCGTCGAGTTCGACCCGACCCTGTACGGCATGGCCGCGTCCTACGACGACCAGGGCAACTACATCTACCCCGAGGGCTTCGACCCCGAGACGAACGACTGGCTCGAGGGCTTCGAGACCCAGCGCGAGGCTTGGGAGGGCCAGTACGCCGAGGCGCAGCAGCGCTTCGAGCAGCACCAGGCCCAGGTCATCAAGTCCCGCGAGGCGGACGCCCAGGCCGAGGCCGAGGGTGCGGCGGCTCCGGCCGGCGCGGCCCCGTCCGCCGGTACCGGTGGCGGCGGTTCGTACTCCTCGGAGTCGGACGACAACTCCGGCGCCCTTGCTTCCGACGAGGCGCTTGCCGCGCTGCGTGAGAAGCTCGCCGGCGGTCAGAGCTGA
- a CDS encoding class I SAM-dependent methyltransferase encodes MEPIIQESELPEPEATRRDANVTESSRANRGWWDRNADEYQIEHGTFLGDDRFVWGPEGLDEVEAELLGPPEELKGKDILEIGAGAAQCSRWLVSQGARPVALDLSHRQLQHALRIGGNVPLVQADAGVLPFKDGSFDLACSAYGALPFVADPVLVLKEVRRVLRPGGRFVFSATHPIRWAFPDEPGPEGLSVAASYFDRTPYVEQDEQGNAVYVEHHRTIGDRVRDIVAAGLRLVDIVEPEWPAWNTQEWGGWSPLRGNLIPGTAIYVCVRD; translated from the coding sequence ATGGAGCCGATCATCCAAGAGTCCGAGCTGCCCGAACCCGAAGCCACCCGGCGTGACGCGAACGTCACGGAGAGCAGCCGCGCGAACCGCGGCTGGTGGGACCGGAATGCCGACGAGTACCAGATCGAGCACGGCACGTTCCTCGGGGACGACCGCTTCGTGTGGGGTCCCGAAGGGCTCGACGAGGTCGAAGCCGAGCTGCTCGGTCCGCCCGAGGAGCTCAAGGGCAAGGACATCCTGGAGATCGGCGCGGGCGCCGCGCAGTGCTCGCGCTGGCTGGTCTCGCAGGGCGCCAGGCCGGTCGCGCTCGACCTCTCGCACCGCCAGCTCCAGCACGCCCTGCGGATCGGCGGAAACGTTCCCCTGGTGCAGGCCGACGCCGGGGTGCTCCCCTTCAAGGACGGCTCCTTCGACCTCGCCTGCTCCGCCTATGGAGCGCTGCCCTTCGTGGCCGACCCCGTGCTCGTCCTCAAGGAGGTGCGGCGCGTGCTGCGGCCCGGCGGCCGCTTCGTCTTCTCCGCGACGCACCCGATCCGCTGGGCCTTCCCCGACGAGCCGGGTCCGGAGGGCCTCTCCGTAGCGGCCTCCTATTTCGACCGCACTCCTTATGTGGAGCAGGACGAGCAGGGCAACGCGGTCTACGTGGAGCATCACAGGACGATCGGCGACCGGGTGCGGGACATCGTGGCCGCCGGGCTGCGTCTCGTCGACATCGTGGAGCCGGAGTGGCCCGCCTGGAACACCCAGGAGTGGGGCGGCTGGTCCCCGCTGCGCGGAAACCTGATCCCGGGGACGGCCATCTACGTGTGCGTACGAGACTGA